In Euphorbia lathyris chromosome 10, ddEupLath1.1, whole genome shotgun sequence, a single genomic region encodes these proteins:
- the LOC136209594 gene encoding L-galactono-1,4-lactone dehydrogenase, mitochondrial produces the protein MMRALSLRRNLQSLHHHHLFKPLASATSTTAGGNFKDPFNPVRVFSTATQSSSSSDAELRKYIGYAALTLFCGVATYYSFPFSENAKHKKAQLFRYAPLPEDLHSVSNWSGTHEVLTRYFHQPENLQQLEDLVKDSNEKRTKIRPVGSGLSPNGIGLARAGMVNLALMDKVLEVDKEKKRVTVQAGIRVQQLVDGIKDYGITLQNFASIREQQIGGIVQVGAHGTGARLPPIDEQVISMKLVTPARGTIEISKEDDPELFYLARCGLGGLGVVAEVTLQCVERQELVEHTSVTNMKDIKKNHKKLLSENKHVKYLYIPYTDSAVVVTCNPVSKRKGPPKFKPKYSEDEAIQHVRDLYKECLNKYRAGEIAAKSVDDDQRNINELTFTELRDKLLALDPLNKNHVMKVNHAEAEFWRKSEGYRVGWSDEILGFDCGGQQWVSETCFPAGTLSKPSMRDLEFIEELLQLIEKKELPAPAPIEQRWTARSQSYMSPASSSSEEDIFSWVGIIMYLPTMDARQRKEITEEFFHYRGLTQKKLWDKYSAFEHWAKIEVPKDKEELADLQARLKRRFPVDAYNKARKELDPNRILSNNLLEKLFPISESM, from the exons ATGATGAGAGCTCTTTCTCTCAGACGAAATCTCCAGTCTCTGCATCACCACCACCTCTTCAAACCCCTCGCTTCCGCCACCAGCACCACCGCTGGCGGCAATTTTAAAGATCCTTTTAACCCAGTACGTGTGTTCTCGACAGCCACGCAGTCTTCTTCTTCGTCTGATGCTGAGCTTCGCAAGTACATTGGATATGCAGCTCTTACTCTCTTCTGCGGAGTTGCCACCTACTATTCTTTCCCTTTCTCTGAAAACGCCAAGCACAAGAAGGCCCAACTCTTCCGTTACGCTCCTCTTCCAGAGGACCTCCACAGCGTCTCCAATTGGAGTGGGACACACGAGGTTCTGACCCGATACTTCCATCAGCCTGAGAACCTTCAACAGCTCGAGGACCTCGTCAAGGATTCTAATGAGAAGCGGACTAAGATCCGACCTGTTGGGTCTGGGTTGTCCCCGAACGGGATTGGATTGGCACGGGCTGGGATGGTCAACTTGGCTTTGATGGATAAGGTTTTAGAGGTCGATAAGGAGAAGAAGAGAGTCACAGTTCAAGCTGGGATTAGGGTTCAGCAATTGGTTGATGGGATTAAGGATTATGGGATTACTTTGCAGAATTTCGCTTCCATTAGAGAGCAGCAGATTGGCGGCATTGTTCAg GTTGGTGCACATGGTACTGGTGCAAGATTGCCACCTATTGATGAGCAGGTTATCAGCATGAAATTGGTCACACCTGCCAGAGGAACTATAGAAATATCAAAAGAGGATGATCCGGAGCTATTTTACCTAGCTCGCTGTGGTCTTGGGGGCCTTGGAGTGGTTGCTGAAGTAACTTTACAGTGTGTTGAGAGACAGGAGCTTGTGGAGCATACTTCCGTCACGAACATGAAAGACATAAAGAAAAACCACAA GAAATTGTTATCGGAGAATAAGCATGTGAAATACCTATATATCCCATACACAGACAGTGCTGTGGTTGTGACTTGTAACCCTGTTTCAAAGAGGAAGGGTCCACCAAAGTTCAAACCCAAATATAGTGAAGATGAGGCTATACAACATGTTCGTGACCTTTACAAGGAGTGCCTAAACAAGTACAG GGCTGGAGAAATTGCAGCTAAATCCGTGGATGATGATCAAAGGAACATAAATGAGCTTACATTCACAGAGTTAAGAGATAAACTGCTTGCTCTTGATCCTCTCAACAAAAATCATGTCATGAAGGTAAATCATGCTGAGGCCGAGTTTTGGAGGAAGTCAGAAGGGTACAGAGTGGGTTGGAGTGATGAAATTCTGGGCTTTGATTGTGGTGGGCAACAGTGGGTATCAGAAACTTGTTTTCCTGCTGGAACACTATCCAAGCCAAGCATGAGAGACCTTGAATTCATAGAAGAGTTGTTGCAGCTCATAGAGAAGAAAGAATTACCAGCTCCTGCTCCAATAGAGCAGCGGTGGACAGCTCGCAGCCAGAGCTACATGAGTCCAGCGTCAAGCTCATCTGAGGAGGATATATTCTCATGG GTTGGTATTATCATGTATCTTCCTACAATGGATGCTCGTCAAAGAAAGGAAATCACAGAAGAATTTTTCCACTACAGGGGTTTAACTCAGAAGAAGTTATGGGACAAATATTCTGCCTTTGAACATTGGGCCAAGATTGAG GTTCCAAAAGACAAGGAAGAGCTTGCAGATCTCCAAGCAAGGCTAAAAAGACGCTTTCCTGTGGATGCATATAATAAGGCACGTAAAGAATTGGATCCCAACAGAATCCTTTCTAATAATTTGCTGGAAAAGTTGTTCCCAATATCGGAGAGCATGTAA